TGGACACACGATCTCATGTAAAGCTTGTGTTTGTTCTGCAGGTGTCAGTGGAGTGACTGTAGTGACTCAGAGTCCAGTAATCACAGTCAGTAAAGGACAAACCGCTCAACTGGACTGTAATCTGGGCACTGTGACTGGTTCTGCTGCTAGATGGTACAAACAGACTCCAGCAGGAGTTCCTCAGTATGTGTTAAGATTTTATCATGACTGGAGTTCACCTTACTATGGATCTGGTTTCTCTGCTCCTAAATTCACATCAACACATTCATCTACATCAGATTATAGTCTGATTATCAGTAATGTGGATGTGAGTGATTCTGCAGTGTATTACTGTCAGACATGGGacagctctgttagagagtatgTATCACAGTGATTCACATCATGACAAAAACCTCCTCACTGCATTCACTTCTGCTTTAGTTAACAGATGATCAGAGCTCAACTTCACAGATTAATAGCACATCACAGAAATTTCCCTCCATCACtgaatatatattaatgtaaagtCTGTCATCATGAAATAATAAACAGAACATCCAGACTGATCGGTCCATATACTGAACAATAAGAGTCTGATCAGAAACTGTAGTTACTAATGTGAGATTGACACTAATGAAGCCATAAAATACCTTGTTAATAATAAAGGAAACTCTCCTCTGGAGTATATTAGTTATACAATATGATTTGAGCTTGAATATATCCACATCTCTTATTGTTTTACGCTGATTTTGTGCTGTTTGGAGTCTCTACAGTCTCTCTCAGCTGCAGAAGAACAACAAGCATGACTGAGATTGTGTTTAAAGCACTTGAACACACAGCAGATACCACTGATATGAAGAGTAACGCagcagcaggagtgtgtgtgtgtgtgtgtgtgtgtgtgtgtgtgtgtgtgtgtgtgtgtgtgtgtgtgtgtgtgtgtgtgtgtgtgtgtgtgtgtttgtgtgtgtgtgtgtgtgtgtgtttgtgtgtgtgtgtgtttgtgtgtgtgtgtgtgtgtgtgtgtgtgtgtgaaacatttCTCCATGAATGAAGTGTGTAAAGCACATGGTGAGCTGAGCTTGAGTGAGTCTTTCACTTCTGTTTGTGTCTCTTCACAGACTGAGGAGGTTTTTGTACGGCTGAACATATCAAGTCTTTCACTGTGGTATTCGGACAAGGAACTAAACTCATTGTGACGGGTAAGTCATCGCTCTACTGTATTACTCTTCATCTGCTTCATGTttaatatattgatctgtgctcTATAGTCAGTTTTATTAGTGGACTGTTAAGAAAGCATGTTGTAGATTTAGAGTTAAACACATTTCATTAATGTAGTGGAAGAACTGTTGCTGCTAAAAGTAGAATAACCGTTACtccattttaaaagtaatttattaagtatttaCTAATGAGAATTATTAATTAGATCTTACCAAATTTCTTTTGGTGTTATCgctgttacatttacacactttttacCTGAATTTTTATGATATAATCTACCCTAAAGAAGTGAGTGCAAATTATTGCCTCAAGTTTATTGAGTAGATTCTATCGGTTGTTTTTAAAGTGCATAAAACCGCAGATTTTTTGCAAAATGCTGTGCAGAAATGGCTAAAAATGTCtgtagattctgtctggccctttaATCACTCTACTGGGCTTTCATTCCGTTACTGTATTATATATAGTGAACTTGTTGtagatatatttatgtttttatctcAGTTTTTATACTTGCTAACACTTTATttagatggtccatttgagtattagtagatctgcttaatatctgttgatacgctccttcaacagacatttaactgactataagaacctTTGTAAGTACATATCAGCTTACACTAACCATAACTCTTAACCCCAGCCCTAACCCCAATCTAAAAGTCTTCTTATAATCTAAAGAGAATcagttggcatgcagatgcaatcTAACTTAATTGCAACAcaaagaccatcaaaataaagtgtgaccatttactTTGCCAGTCACAATTATTTTCCATCAACTGCCCTGAAATACACTGTTAAATGAGCTTTAttagtcatattattattattattattattattattattatttattatttttaatttaatattcagcTGTTAATATGTTGTGATTTAGGAAGCTTTAGAAATCATTTTGTATAAAAGTGTATTCAGTTAATCAACAATGTCTAGTATATCTGTAGTTAAAAGcctaaaaagtgtatttgtactTTAAATAGTTATGTTGTAAACTAAAAtcaagcatgtgtgtgtttaagtcATCGCTCTACTGTATTACTCTTCATCTGCTTCATGTttaatatattgatctgtgctcTATAGTCAGTTTTATTAGTGGACTGTTAAGAAAGCATGTTGTAGATTTAGAgttaaacacatttcagttcAGTATTTTTTGCTCCTCAAGCGTCAAACCCTGAAATATACTTTCTCCTAAAGTTTAACTCTCAACTACAAGAGTTTTCTGTCTGGATGTGTTTTATATCAGTGATCACTCGACTGGGCTGGTCAAGTCATTGTAGATTATCTTTGATTTATTTCAATTTACTTTGTTAGTCATGTTTTTCCCCATTAATTAttaggaaaaacatttaaaagaataaagaaaatcaCTGCAGATTTAATCTTAAATTTCCTGATTGTGTGTTAAATgagcttaattattattattattattattattattattattattattattattttcatcatcatcatcattattaaaccATTCTtatattatgattttaaaaaactttcaaaattattttgaatgcaagtttatttaattattcaataaaataatgtttatttaaaattaaaaaaagtaaatctttatgttaaaacaaaaatcaagtatgtatttatttaattacttgttggttaaaatctaatttaaaaaagaggcaaatacagtattaaaatgacaaatattttcagtttttaagcaattaataaata
This portion of the Danio rerio strain Tuebingen ecotype United States chromosome 3, GRCz12tu, whole genome shotgun sequence genome encodes:
- the LOC141381318 gene encoding immunoglobulin lambda-1 light chain-like is translated as MISIFCSVCTLLTCVSGVTVVTQSPVITVSKGQTAQLDCNLGTVTGSAARWYKQTPAGVPQYVLRFYHDWSSPYYGSGFSAPKFTSTHSSTSDYSLIISNVDVSDSAVYYCQTWDSSVREYSFTVVFGQGTKLIVTDAAAAPPVLTILRPSSREELSSSKVTLLCLINHMSVAFADVRWLVNGNSVTEGVFTGSAEQQPDHKFKSSSSLTIQRSEWDKDRELTCEATVASKTSRASIRKSECSD